agggagagaagggaggGGGAATGGgggtgggtgtttggatacaatttctctccaaatcttgcctattgtgaagagattttggtttgccttggaggagggaaattggatccctccaaatctctccccctctatttccctccaccctcattttctacccaaacaagggattttaaatctccTACTCTACCTCCATTTATTTCTTTTCCCTCCGAttccctcaatccaaacaagtctccctttcttttccctccaattccctcaatccaaacacgtcacgtgtttggattgagggaattggagggaaaagaaaTAAAGGGAGGTAGAGTAGGAGATTTAAAAACCCTTGTTTGTATAGAAAATGAGGGTGgaggggagagatttggagggatcactcacactccattccccctccccctccccctcccttctctccctttcccttccctccttccccctcccctccctttccctccacttttgctatccaaacacaccctaaaagcTATATGCACAGACAAATAAATTGACAGACTATAACAATTTGAGGTATGGACATCAGAATAATTAGTGCTTTCAAAGACATACCTCTTCAGCAATGCTCACTAAATCTTCCACGGTAAGTTCATCTTCACTAGGAACTGCTCCATCATAAGAACCCTCCATAGATACGCctgtcttcttttttttctttttccctgACGAGTTACCTTGATATCTTTTCCTCCTGGAACCCTTATCTGCCTCCAGATTACTCTTAGGCAAGTTATACCCTTTATCATTGACTCGCTTATTCGTTCTTTTTCTTTTAACCGTTCTACCTAGCTTAAGTAGATAAGGTTCTTCGTCATGCTGATCTGCTTCCTGATGGCTTGACTCTCTATCTCTTGTTCTCGTTTCAGACTTCTCAAGTACATGTGATTTATTCTCAAGCAATGGTACCTCTGAATTTTGTTGTTTTACTTCCGAATTGCTCGGTTGCGCAGCAGTACATTGCCTCAACATCCATGATGGCAACTGCCGTCTTCCCCCCTCATTCATGTTTCTTGAAGAATTTAAGTCCTGGATGACACGACAATAGAAAAGCTTAAAAGATAATATGATCTGAATAATTGCAATTTGCAGAGGCGAGTGAGGCAAGTAGGCAACAGATACAAAACCCTAATTAGTGATTTAGTTTATCTTCATTTTTTATGGAAGAAATATTCTGAAAGCTTAAAAAATACGATAAACAGTTTAAAACATGGCAGCGCTAAATTACTTCAAAACTCGGCACTTATCGGCAATCAATCTCTCCCATGTTGCTCCCAACTCACAAAACCCCCATAGCAACATAATCCGAATCCCCCATCTCCTTTATATTGTCCCTATTTGACTAGACGTCAATATTTAGATTTAGTGATGAAAGGAGGTCATAGTGGGACATCAACAACTGGTTCCCAGATGTTCTAAGAGAGGCTTCAGACGAAAACACCAAACTTACATTCAGATACTATCATACTACCCTAGGAATACATGAACTTCCATCAAAACTGTACCCCAATTGTTGTAAAATTGCCCACCCCCgacattaaacaaaaaaaaaacgcattATGTTTTGTGAGGCATTCGTAACGACATAGAACTTCTACAAAAATTATTCAACATGAGAACCTTGTGAAACTACAACCAATTCCCTTCAAATATTTTACACTAGCAGGGTACCACATTCATAATATGACCGCTTTGAATTGGTAATGACATAGCTTCTGGAAAAATTATCCAACATGAGAACCTTGTGAAACTACTACCAATCCCCTCTACAGTTTACACTATAGCAGGGTACCATATACGTAAATACGTAATACGACAGCTTTGAATTGGTAATGACACAGTTTCTAAAAAACTACAACCAAGTCCCTTCACATTTTACGCTAGCAAGGTTACCACGGTCCTAATATGACCACTTTGCATTCGCAGTACAAATACACATTCGCGCATAACCATAactaattaaaattataacaataTAAACATAAAAAAGGGTCTAATTATAATTATAAACCTTGATATATAAACTTATTATGACCCAAAATCATAATTAAGCCATATACCACAACCAAttaatgaattataattacaatcCCCAATATATAAAAGTCGAAAACAATATACAGGGTCACTACTCACTAACCATGACCCAAAATCATAATTAAGCCATATTCCACATgcaattaacgaattataatTACAATCCCGGATGAGTCGCTAATCATAATCCAATATCATAATTAAACAATAATCCCCATTCAATTAATGAATAACAACCATTCTTGACAGTATTTGGCATTGTACTCTCTCCGTCCCAATCAATTATTTACTTTTTTACctcatttgtttaccttcaattaaaatactcctcaagaaataaggtaaataaatgattgggacggagggagtacaactGTACCAAATTCATTAATCATGAGATCAGGGTTCGATTCCTACCAATGGGAAGTTTACCTTTTCGGAGAGCACCCGCGAGCAAATTAATCACTATTGTCGACGGTAGACACCTGATTtgatcaaaaaggaaaaaaaattaatCCCGCAACTAAATTGATCGCTATTTTATAACAAGGTATAAGACGGTTTCGTGAGACGGTTTCTTTATTTATAAAAGAACTCGTTTATTTATTGATCATTTGATCGTAATAAACGAGCGCTTAGGTTTGACTAATAAAAGGACCGTCTCACGCTGTAAACGGTAGTAATTTAGGAAAGAAATGGGAGAAAACCTGTTGTCGTAAGGAAGACTGGAATAATTCTGAAGATTTCCAGAATGTTGAAAAGATGGCTAAAGTCTCCAAAGGGAGAGCTTTACTGCTATGAGGATTTTACGGACCCGATTTGAATTTGAACTGTAGTCACTGTACACCAGAAAAAGATTGGGACTTTGGAGTAGATCCGGTAAGCAGGTTAATTCAGATTAGGTCGGGTTAATTTAGATGTCGGGTTTGTTTAGGGTCTTTTTGGGTTGGGTTATTTTTGGATTGATGATTAAGAGAAAAAAAAGTCATTTTAAGTCTTATTTGAATCACAGTTATGTTTTATCGGGTCATTTTTTATTTTGGTGGTTTCGGACCGAGCCTGTTATGGATttacgggtcaagaaagctcTGGCCAGTTCGGGTTTCGAATCACATTCGGGTGTTGTAGTTCGGTCAATTTCAGGTATCAGGTCAGCCTTTTCGGATGGGTTGATTTACCATATCCACTTGGAAGTAATCATCTAATCTGCGGGTCa
The Silene latifolia isolate original U9 population chromosome 11, ASM4854445v1, whole genome shotgun sequence genome window above contains:
- the LOC141610810 gene encoding uncharacterized protein LOC141610810; translated protein: MNEGGRRQLPSWMLRQCTAAQPSNSEVKQQNSEVPLLENKSHVLEKSETRTRDRESSHQEADQHDEEPYLLKLGRTVKRKRTNKRVNDKGYNLPKSNLEADKGSRRKRYQGNSSGKKKKKKTGVSMEGSYDGAVPSEDELTVEDLVSIAEEYLSADMMEPENLRLNSKTRSEKDPTAQTIDLKPHTHNALSTKSSLTDPLCSEDSIIYDTGDPAQDMLNLLLGGFLKKSKEAEKKDDAITKNLILDYDVSRRSQYDTIGEVVPVVRKKASFKDKVAMLLD